One Maniola hyperantus chromosome Z, iAphHyp1.2, whole genome shotgun sequence DNA window includes the following coding sequences:
- the LOC117995607 gene encoding uncharacterized protein, translated as MFSRKKYIIYFLMISFAVAGKHKKVKPKKFVSPTAKGIQCYNCLSFDHPGCWDPDHPDYANITVPNIDCYIPGMAFLCIVITSESAKLVETGHEIGPVRARTCVPAKDFSKKTVSYSMCSKLSKELSASEIFSRIAVSRPQCTLCKKNLCTDASYC; from the exons ATGTTTTCACGGAAGAAgtatatcatttattttttgatGATCTCATTTGCTGTTGCCG GGAAACATAAGAAAGTAAAGCCGAAAAAGTTCGTTTCACCCACTGCTAAGGGTATCCAGTGCTATAACTGCTTATCGTTTGACCATCCCGGTTGTTGGGACCCGGACCACCCAGACTACGCTAATATTACG GTTCCAAACATTGATTGCTACATTCCTGGAATGGCGTTCCTGTGTATTGTAATTACTTCCGAGTCTGCTAAACTTG TGGAGACCGGCCACGAAATAGGTCCAGTACGCGCGCGCACTTGCGTGCCTGCAAAAGATTTTTCCAAGAAAACCGTATCGTATTCCATGTGCAGTAAATTGAGCAAAGAATTATCTGCCTCGGAAATTTTCTCCCGCATAGCTGTGAGCCGACCACAGTGCACCCTGTGCAAGAAAAATTTATGTACAGACGCGTCATATTGCTAA